In the Streptomyces coeruleoprunus genome, GGGCGCCGACCGCGAGGCCACCTCTCTCGCCGCCGCCAGGGCCGAACTCGCCGCGGCCCTCGCGTCCGGCGACCCGCGCCGCATCGCCGTGGCCCGCGCCAACCTGGAGCGGCTCGTCGCCGCCGGCCGCGCGGGCGGCTTCGAGACCTACACCCAGACGCTCGGCGCCCTGCGCCGCCGTCTGACCACCGCCCAACAGCTCCGGACGCACCGCGCGCAGCGTGCCCCCATCTCGGAGCTGTCCGACGACGAGGTGCTGCTCGACATCCAGCTCCTGCGCACCGGCCAGTCCGTCGAGGACTGCGTCGCCGTGACCCAGCGGCAGCTCACCCAGTTCGCCGGCGAGAACGACGAGCATGCGACCTGGGTCGGGCAGCAGCACGCCCGGTTCACGCCGGTCGGCGGCATCACCGAGTTCCGTCCGCGTCTCGCCCTCGCCAGCGAGGAGAACGGCCAGGTCACCGAGGTCCGCACGATGCTCGGCGAACTCGCCGGGTCCCGCGAGGGCGCACGCCGGTGGGCCCTGGTCGACATCACCTCCCCGGGCAGCCGCGACATCTACGTCGGGCGCGGCTCCCCGTCCGGCCACGCCGGGCAGGTCGCCGCCATCCGCGACGCCTTCCGTGTCTTCGCCGAGAACTCCGGGTACGGCCGCGGCACGCTCGCCATCCGGCTGCCCGCCGAGCTCGGCACCGCGCTCGGCGCCCCCGTCCCGATCGAGCCCGCGATGCGTTCCGCCCCCGGCTCCCGCGCCCGGGCCATGCAGCGGCTGCGCGACCTCGCCACCGTCGCCGAGATCGCCGCGATCTTCGCCACGGGAGGCCTCGGGGTCGCCATCGGCGCGGTCGGCGGGATCGCGGGCGCCATCACCGCCATCGACGCGCTGGCCCGGCGTGCCCGTACGGGACACACCTGGGAGATCGGCCTCGTCTTCGACGTCCTTGGTGTCGTAGGAGGTGTGGCCTCCACGCTGGGTGTCGGTACGTTCGTCGCCCGGGGCGTCGCGGAGAGCGGGCGCGCGGCCGGACGCCTGCCGAGCTGGATCAACCGCCTGGAGCGGACCGAGACGGCCCTCCACATCCACGGGGTCGTGGGCAACGTCCAGCAACTCATCACCATCCCCGTCCAGCTCGCCGTCGAATGGAACGAGATCGACCGCGCCGAGGGGCTGACCGAGGGCGAGCGTGACTCGCGGCGGGCCCGCGCCTTCCTCGGCGCGCTCCGGTCCGGGGCGATCACCGTCGTGTCCATGGGAGGCGGGCTCGCGCATCACGAGGAGGGGGCCCGGCCGCGCACCGGCGGCGAGGAACCGCCGCTGCCCGCGGGCACCGGCGCGCCGGAGGCACAGGCCCTGGCCGACGGCAGCGGACCGCCCCGTCCGCCGGTACGGGACGTCGGCGGCCCGCGCGCCGAGGGCGGCGCCGAAGCGGCCGGCACCACTCCAGTGGCAGGCGAGCGGGCAGCGGCCGGGGCGGAGGGCCCTGTCGGACCCGCCGTCACGGACCTGGTGGCTCAGGCCCGTTCCCTGGCCGAGCGCCGTCTCGCGGCGGCCCGGCGAGCCGCCTCCGAGGGCGGCGCCGAGCGGGCGACCGCCGAGCCCGCTCGTCCGCAAGAGGAGACCGTCGAGGCCCGGACGGCGGCCGGCACCACGCGGCCCACTCGGCCCGGGGATCCCGCCGCGCCGGACGTCAACACCGCCGAGCGCGACCTCGCCGTCCAGATCCTCGGCGTACGACTCGGGCAGACGCGTCCGCCCGGCCCGGTGGATCCCGCGGCCCCGCCGCCGCGACCTGGCCCGTTCGGCAGCCGTACCACCTCCGCCGAGCAGGCCGTCGCCACGTACGACCAGGCGGTCGCCGCCGGCCGCGGTGCCGAGGTCGGGCTGTTCTTCAACCCGAACACCGGGGAGTTCGCCGTCCAGATCGGAACCGAGTTCAGCGTCCGCTCCCCGGCCGGCGACGGCTGGCAGGCGCTCGTGCACCTGCACCCCAACCCGGAGAACATCATCGTCCTGCGGATGCCGGCGCCCGCCGACATCGCGCTGGCGGTCCGGGCGGCTCTGCGCAGCGGCAGCCACACCGAATTTGTCCAGTCCACCCGTCCCGACGGCTCCACGGGCATCACCCGGGTCACCGTGACCACGAACCCGATGCGGATCGTGGTCGAGATCCCGGCGGCGCCGGGAGAGCCCGCGCGCCGCATCGACGTTCCCACCCCCGAGGCCTACAGCCGCGAGTACGGCAGCGAGACCCGGCATCTCGACCCGGCGAGTCCCGCGTACGAGTGGGTGATGCGCGACCTCGACGACTTCTACCGGCAGCGGCGCGAGGACGACTGGACCGGGAGCGGCACGGCCGTCCCGGGCGACCCCGCCGCCCGGCAGCCGGGGGAACACACCGCCATGGGGACCGCCCCGCCCGAACGGGTCCCCTCACCGGCCGAGGCCGAGGCCACCGCGGAGATCGCCCGTCTGCGAGCGCGCCTGTACCGGTGGCGGAGCACCTCCGGCGGCGATCCCGCGGCCGCCTCCCTCATCGACACGCACCTCGCCGCCCTGCGCGACCTCGCCGCGGCCGCGCGCCGCGGGGAGAACGTCGAGGGCGCGCTGCACGGGATCCGTGAGGATCTCCCGGCCCAGCGCCGCCTCACGCGGCCGGTCGACGCCGGCCGGGTGACCGCGCTGGCGGCCCGGGCCCGGCGGGCGGCCGCCCGGACGCGCGATCCGGAGGCTGCGGCGGAACTCACCCGGATCGCCGGCGAGGCCGACCTGCTCGCCGCCCGGACGGCCGCCGAGCCCGGCTACGACGCCCGGACCGGCTACGACGTGCTGGACCGGCAGACCCGCCGCGCCACCCGGCGGGAGTACGAGGTGTACATCGACCTGCTCCAGCCCGCCGAACGGGCCCAGGTGACGTCCTGGTTCGAGGACCACCTCGCCCCTCTCCACAGCACACCGGTCGGCGTGCTGCTGGTCCGCGACATCATCCGGCACATCGAGACCGCGGACGCGCTGACGCTCACCCAGTCGCCCCGCAGCGCCGGCATCGACGTCGCCGGTACGGCGGCCATGCAACGCCAGGTACGCGAAGGCATCGCCGCCGGACGCTACAGCGCCGAGTACACCGCCCTGTTCGAGGCCGCCGCCCGCGACGCGGCGGCGCAGGGCTTCACCGACGGGTGGCCACGCACACCGGACGGGGTCGCCTGGCAGGTGGACCACGTGGGTGAGCTGTGGCTCGGCGGCGCCGACGACGCCTCCAACTACCTGGCCCTGCCGCCGGTGGTGCACAGCCTGAAGACCGCCATCCTCGGACAGTTCCGCCGTGAATTCCGCGGCCGGAGCATCGAAGGGGAAAGCCGGGACCTCCGCGAGACAGATGCCCCGGAACCGTGAACAGAGGAGGACTGATGCCCGATCAGAGATGTAGTAAGAGAGCGGAATTCGGGGGGCCGCCGTCTGCGGCGATCGTTGACAGTGCCCAGCCGCTTTGGAAAGCTTCCTGGGGACCGTCGGCGACCTGTGACTCGAGGCCTGAGACCGGCGTCGGGCCCGCTGTCTGCGCCCCATGGGAGGGCTGATGCCCGAGTTGCTCCATCCTGGCGTCTACGTTCTCGAAGCGCCCTCCGCAGCCAAACCGATCGAAGGCGTCAGCACGTCGACGGCCGGGTTCGTCGGGGTCGCGGACAAAGGACCTGTCCCCGGATTCCGGATGCCTTTCGGTGAGCCGCCACGCCCACCGCTCGTCACCAGTTTCACGGAATTCACGCGTATCTTCGGCGGATTCCGTCGCGACAGCCATCTCGCCTATGCCGTCCAGGCGTTCTTCGACAACGGCGGACGGCGCGCGTACATCGTCCGGGTCGTCGTCGACGACGACCCGGACGAGGGGTACGGCCCCGGCTCCGGCAACGCCGCGCTGGCATGCGTCGGCCTGCTCGACCGCGAGTCCTCGACGGTCAACCCGACCCTGGCCGTCGTGGCCCGCTCGCCCGGCGCCTGGGCGAACACCGTGGGCCTGGCCGTCACCGAGAGCACCGCGGACCCGCAGAACCTGTTCCGGCTCACCGTGTTCGACGGGGGAGTGCCGGTCGAGTCCTTCGACGGGCTCAGCATGGACCCGGCAAGCGACGGTTTCGTCGACACGGCGGTCAACAACGCCTCGCGCTTCGTCTACGTCAAGTCGGTCGTCCCGGACGGGGTCTCGTTCGCCGACGCCCGGCCCGCCGCCACCGCCGCGGCGCACGTCCTGACCTTCGCCGACGCGGATGGCGCGACCGCGTTCACCGTCTCGTCGAACGTCTCGCTCGGCGAACCGCTCAGCGTGCGGACCACCCGCTCCGCCGACGGCGGCCCTCCGACGTTCACGCTCCAGATCAGCCAGGCCGGCCGGGTCATCGAGAGCCACGACAACCTCTCCATGGACCGCGCCCTCGGCAACTTCGTCGAGCGCAAGGTGAACGCCGCCTCCCGCCATGTGCGCATCCGCGCCACCGAGCCGGTGCCGACCACCGACGCCGACCGGGCCCGCCCGGTCGACGCCATCCACGCCTTCGCCATGCCGGCGCTCCCCGCGGGGATCAGCTTCCCCGGCGGATCCGTCTCGGCGGGCCCCGGCAAGGACGGCAGGGTGCCGGCGCCGGGCGACCGGCACTTCGTCGGCAGGGCCGACCGGGGGTCGGGCCTGTACGCCTTCGACAGTGTCGACGACATCAACATCATCGCCGTCCCCGGCTCGGGCAACGACCTGACCGTGAGCGCGGGCATGGCGTACTGCCGCAACCGCCCGTTCCAGGACGCCTTCTTCGTCGCCGACGTCGGGGTGCTCACGCCCGAGGCCGCCCGGGTTCCCGGAGCCACACCCGACGTGCGGGGAAAGACAGCGGCCCGCGACTTCATCCGCTCCCTGTCCACGCCCAGCGACTACGGCGCGGCCTACTACCCGTGGCTGCGGGTGTCGGACCCGATCGGCAAGGGCCGCAAGCCCACCATCGCGGTGCCGCCGTCCGGGGCCATCGCCGGCCTGTACGCGCGGGTCGACAACAGCCGAGGCGTCTTCAAGGCACCGGCGGGCACCGAGACCGGTCTGGCCGGCGCGCTCGGCCTCTGCGACGACATCCAGGACGCCGACCAGGACATCCTCAACCCGATCGGCCTCAACGTCCTGCGCCGGTTCCCGGGGTACGGCGTCGTCTCCTGGGGCGCCCGCACTCTCGCCACCGACGCGGCCTGGCGCTACGTACCGGTCCGTCGCACGGCGATCTTCCTGCGGTCCAGCATCCGCCGGGGCATCCAGTGGGCGGTCTTCGAGCCGAACGACGAGCCGCTGTGGTCGCAGCTGCGGCTCAACGTCCGGGCGTTCATGCTCACGCAGTTCCGGGCCGGCGCCTTCCAGGGGGCCACACCGGCCGAGGCGTTCTTCGTCGCCTGTGACGCCACGACGACCACGCAGCAGGACATCGACAACGGCGTGGTCAACCTTCATGTGGGGTTCGCGCCGCTGAAGCCGGCCGAGTTCGTCGTGTTCACCCTCAGCCAGAAGGTCGACCAGTCGGCGGTGTGACCGCCGGCCGTGCCAAGGAAAGGCCGGACCCCTCATGCGTATGAGTGCGAGCACCAACCGATTCGACCCATACCGCAACTTCCGGTTCAAGATCAAATGGGACGGGGTCTACGTCGCCGGGCTGTCGAAGATGACCGGCCTGAAACGCTCGACCGAGATGACGGAATGGCGGGAGGCCGGCGAGAACATCGTCGCGCGCAAACTCCCCGGCAAGACGAAGTACGAAGCGGTGACCCTGGAAGCGGGCATCACCTACGACACGGCCTTCGAGGACTGGGCCAACCTCGTCAACGACTTCGCCAGCCACAGCCGTACCAACCTCGGCGACTTCCGCAAGAACGTCACCCTCGACATCTTCAACGAGGCCGGCGTCAAGGCCCTGTCCTACAACCTGTACCGCGCCTGGGTGGCCGACTACCAGGCCGTGCCGGACCTCGACGCCTCGGCGAACGCCGTCGCCATCACGACGGTGAAACTCGAGTACGAGTGGTTCGAGCGCGATGTCGCCGTCGTCGAAGCGGCGGGCCTCGGCCCCGCCCGGATCGGCTGACCGGACCGCCGTACATGAGGGAAACCCGTACCGGCGTGACGGCGGCCCGCCCGGCCGCCGTCACGCCGCCCGCCCACCACACCCACCGGCCGGTCACCCTGCTCGCCGGCCTCGTCACCGACGACGGCGATCTCGTCACGACCGCCTGGGTACGCCCCCTCGACGGCGAGGACGAGGAGTGGCTCACCGCCCAGCCCACCGCCCTCGCCGGTGCGGAGGTCGTCACCGGCCTGCTCACCCGTACCGTCGTACGCCTCGGTCCGTGGGCACCCCCACCGCCGGAGATGCTGCTCGACCTGGCGATCGCCGACCGCGACCTGTTGCTGCTGTCCGTCCGAACCTCCACGTACGGCCACCGTTTCGACGTCGTCCTGTCGTGCTCGTCGTGTGCGCAGCCCATGGATGTCTCGTTCGCCGCGGCCGACATCCCCACCCACGCGCGCCGGACTCCGCCGACGCCCCTGGTCCACGAACTGCCCGACGGCCGAGGCGGCGCGATCAGAGTCACCCTGCGGCCGCCGAGGGGACGGGACCAGGAGGCCGTCGCCCTCGCGCGTACGGCAGGCGACCCCACCGAGCCGGTCGAACTGCTGCTCCAGCGATGTCTGGTGGGCGTCGGCGACGGGCCGGGCGGAGCGGAGGGCTGGGGCCGGCTACCGGCACGGAGCCGCGACGCCCTCGCGGCCGCGGTGGACGAGGCGAGCGCCAAAGTGGAGCTCGCGATGGACCTCACCTGCCCTGAGTGCGGGGTCGACTTCGAGGCCGACCTCGACCTCGCCGGGTACGTTCTGGACGAGTTCGTCGTCCCCGCCGGCACCGTGCTGCGCGAGGTACACCTGCTCGCGAGCGCCTATCACTGGAGCGAACACGCCATCATGAGCCTGCCCAGCCCGCGCCGGCGCGCCCTCGCCGCCCTTGTCGCACAGGATCTGCGCCGGGCACAGGAGCACGGGTGAGCGGCTATCTTAAGCGGTCGGCGACCGCGGGCGCCCGCTCCTGGCGGACCGCACCGGAGATGCGCCAGAGCGCCGCGGCCCGCGTCGCCCGCTCCGGGGGCGTCGGAGCCGCGGCCCTCCCCGACGGTGATCCGGCGGCGGGGACGGACCGAACCGAGCGGGCCGACGGTCCGCAGGCCGACGGGGCCCGCCTGCCGGGTGCCCGGAGCGCACGGCCCGTCGCGGCCGGCGGCCGTGCCCAGCGCGAGAGGGGCGGTCCCCGCGAAAGCGCCCCCCAAGGCAGGGCGTACACGGACGCCTCCCGCCCCACCACCGCCTCCGAAGGCCCTGAAGGTCCCGAGGTCTTCGGCGCCTCCGACGGCTCGGGCAGCTCTGCCGGCACCGACCACGGCCGCGACGGCAGCACGCGCCCGTCCCCTTCCGGCGCCCCTTCCGACGGGCCGCGCCGCGACGCCGAGGCGCCCGCGGCCCGCGCCGCACACCGGCGACGGGCCGGACGGCCACCCGAGCAGCCCATGACGCCGCCACCGCCACCGGATACGCCCGCCGAGCCACCGCGGCCCGCGCCGGCACGTCCGACGGGCCCCGTGCTCCATGGCCCGGACCGGCCATCCCTCGCGTGGCCGTCCGGCCACAGCGCCGTGCCCTCGGCGCCCGCCGTACCGCCCTCTCCGGCCGAGGGCACGGGCGGTCCCGAGGGCTCCGCCCCCGGCGGCCGGTCCACCGGCACACCGGGACCCCGGCCCGCCGCGGCCGGCCCGCCGCCCCACTGGGGCCCCGTTCCTCCGGCAGAGCACCCGACCCGTACCGGGCCGTCCCCGGCCGGACCGACCCCCGTACCCCTTTCCGTACGCCGCGTCGCCGACGGCACCTCCGTCGGCGGCCGGGAGTCCTCCCTCGATGACGGAACGGCCCGCACCGTGCACGCCGGCGGGCACGACGGACCCGCCGTCACGGCCACGGGACGCGGCGGATCGCCTGAGCGGCCGACCGGGCGCGCGGAGTCGGACGTGCCCGTTCCCGACGGCACCGCGCTCGGCCCCGCACAGGCGCTTCCCGGCGCCGGTGGCCTGGCGGACGATTCCGCCGTGCCGCCGGCCGGCGGCGCCCGGCAGGCGCCGCGTGTGACCGTGGCCATCGGGCGGATCGAGTTGACGGTCGTCCAGCGCCCGGCGGCTCAGGCGGCCCCGCCCGGGGCGGCCTCCGCACGCGGAGACGGCGGCCGGGACCGCGAGCCCCGTCCCGCGCTCGGGATGTCCCCGTTCGACCGGGCCCGGTTGGGCCGCTGACATGAGTGCCCAGGCCATCGCCGCCGCCACCAAGGCACTGCGCGCCTACCTGAAGTCCTCGCTGTCGCCCGGCCGTTCGGTCACCCTGTTGCCTCCGGGCGAGGACCCGCCCCTCACCGGCAGCGGAGTCAACCTGTACCTGTACCGAGTCGGCGAGAGCCCCCACCTGAGGAACCAGGCCTATCCGGGAAACCGCGCCGGGGCACCGGCCCGCGACGTACCCGTCCTCTCCCTGGAACTGTCGTACCTGCTCACGCCGTTCGGACCCACCCCCGGCTCGGACGACGAGACCGACGAGGCGCATGCCGCACTCGGCGAGGCGATGCTCGCCCTGCACGACGAGCCGATCCTGAACCAGGTGCACCGTCCGGGTTTCGACGCCGACACCGAACTGGCCGCGGCCCTGCGCGACTCCTTCGAGGACGTCCGCGTCCGGCTCGACGCCCTCTCGGTGGAGGACCTGTCGCGGATCTGGAGCACGATCGGCAAGCCCTACCGGCTCTCGGCCGCCTACCAGGTTTCGCTGGTACAGCTGCGCGGTGCCACCTCGGGATACGCCGTGCCGCCCGCCACCGCGCCTCAGATCACGCTGGGCACGCACGCGGCGCCGCAGCTCGCCGCTCTCGTACCCGCACGCGGGCCGGCGGCCACTCTGAGCGGCGGAGCGGTCGTCCCCGGACGTGTCCGCGTGGAGGGGGCGGGCCTGGCGGGGCCGGGCCGTACACCCGCCGTCACAGTCGCCGGCGTACCGGCGCGACTGATCGGCCCCCCGGCCGCTGACGTCTTCACCATGGAACTGCCCCGTACGCTGCCCGCCGGGCCGGAGGCCGAGGTGCGGGTCACCCTCGACGGCGGTCCGGGAAGCTCCGTGCTCGTGTTCCGCGTCGACCCCTGGGCCGCCGCGGCCACTCCGGTCCGTACGGCGCCGGGCGGCCCCACGACCGTCGTCGTCACCGGGACCGGCCTGGCCACCGCCGCGGAGATCATCGCCACCGACTCCACCGGCACCCCACGCTTCAGCGCCGCCGTCGACCCCACCGGCACGGACGACGGCACCGCGACGGCAGTCCTGCCCGCGGCCACACTCACCAATCTCGCCCCCGGCTCCACCCCCAACGGCCGCTATGACCTGCGTGTCCGCCTCGCCTCCGGGGCACTGACCAACCCGCGCCCGCTCCTGGTCGCCCCGATACTGACCCCGGTCACCGGCGCACCGGGCGGCTCGGAGTATGACCCCGCCGACCGCAGGCTCACCCTGCGGGGCGCCAGACTGGACGGCCACGACGTACGGCTGAGCGTCGACGCGGCGGAGTACTCGCTCGGCCCCCACACCGATCCGGCAACGGTCACCCACCAGTTCCCACGCCCCCTGCAGCCGGGTGAGCACACCGTCGCGGTGATCGTCGACGGCTTCCGCTCCGACTTCCTGCGGGTACGCGCATGACCGGCCGGTGGGACGGCCCGGGGGGCGCGCGAGGCGGGGTGGACGCCCCGCCCCGGGGTTTCGCCGACCACTGGGAGCACCTGCGAGCGGAGTTCGCGCTGCTCGACCATGCCCTGCGCGAGGTCGCCCGGCGCACCCGGCCCTCTCTCACCGACGGGCGCCGGCCCGGCCCGGTCGAGGACGACGCAGACGCAGACGCAGAAGCAGGCGCAGACGCAGAGGAGGCAGAGGCAGAGGCACACGCAGGTGCAGAAGCAGACGCCGACGCCGCGGACGATCCGCCCGGCGCCCTCGCCGAGCTGCGGGCCGCACTAGACCAGCGGGTGGCGGCTACACCGGCGTCGGTCCGGCTGCCGCTGGCCCGGCTGGTCGCCGCCGCCGGGCTCACCCCCTGGGAGGTGACGCTGGTCGTCCTCTGCCTCGGCGTCGAGCTCGACGGGCGTTACACCCGGCTCTGCGGCCTGCTCCAGGGGGATCACGCGTACAGCCGTCCCGGCACCCTGCTCGCGCTCGACCTGCTCGGGGGCGGGCTTCCCGAGCGGGCCGCCGGGCGCGCCGCCCTGGAACCGGGCGGCCCGCTGTTCGCAGCCGGCGTCCTGCACCTGCTCCAGGACCCGCGCGGGGGGCCGTCACACCTCCTCGGGCTCACCGACCGGGTACGGACCCTGCTGCTCGGCAACCCACGGGGACCGGAGCGGCCGTGGCTCCGCTTCATGGCACCGGGCCGGACGCCGGGCGACGCCGACGAACCCAGCGCTCTGAGGCCGGTCGTCGAGCAGCTCGCCCGCGCGGCCGACGGCCTGATGCACGACGGGGCCTGGGCGGCCGGCCCGGCCGGGACACGGCTCGTCGCCTGTCTGCACGGGGCAGCGCACGCCGAATTGTGCGACACCGCGCACCGGGTCGCGTCCCGCCTGGGGACAGGACTGGTGGTCCTCGACGCGGGAGCCGTCGACCGCACGGTGTCCACTCTGGCCGACGCGGTGCGGGAGGGGGTGCTGACAGCACGCCTGGAGCCGGCGCTGCTGCTCGTTCTGCTGCCGCTCTCGGGGGCTCCGGGAACGCCCGAGGCGGGAGAACGCCCGGACGCGGGCCTCGACGGGACGGTCCGCGAGCTGGCCGCCGTTCTCGACGGCAGCGGATGGCTCACCCTGGTCGCCGCGCCCCATCCGGTCGCCCCACCTGCCGGAACCCTCACCCCCTGGGTGAACCTGACCGTGCCGGAGGCCGACCCCGGCGACGTGGCCCGTCGCTGGTCCACCGAACTCGAGGCCGCAGGGATCGCCGTGGACCGCGCCGACGCCTCGTCCCTCGCCTCCCGCTTCCGGGTGGGCCCCGCGGGGATCGCCCGGATCGTCGCCCGCGCGTCGGCGACAGCGCGACTTCTCGGCCGGCCGGCGGATCTGCCTGTCGTGGAGGCGGTCGCCCGCGACGGGTCGGGCTCAGTCCTCGGCTCCACCGCCAGGCGCGTGCGGTCGGCGCAGACCTGGGACGACCTCGTGCTCCCCACCGAACAACAGCGCCAGCTCAGGGAACTGGCCGGTGCCGTCCGCAGCCGGGGCCGGGTGCTGTCGGAATGGGGCTTCGGTGCCCGCAGCCCGCGCGGTCGAGGCATCGCGGCACTCTTCAGCGGACCGCCGGGCACCGGCAAGACCCTCGCCGCCGAGATCATCGCCTCACAGCTGGGTCTGGACCTGTTCGCCGTCGACCTGGCCGCTGCGGTGAGCAAGTACATCGGGGAGACGGAGAAGAACCTCAGCCGTATCTTCGCCGCCGCGGCCGGCACCAACGGACTGCTCTTCTTCGACGAGGCGGACGCCCTCTTCGGCAAGCGCAGCGAAGTGAAGGACGCCCACGACCGCTACGCCAACATCGAGATCAGCTACCTGCTTGCCCGCATCGAGGCGCACGACGGCGTGGTCGTGCTCGCCACCAACCTGGAGCGTCACCTCGACGAGGCGTTCCTTCGGCGACTGGCCTTCTCGGTCAAGTTCCCCTTCCCGGGAGCGGCTGAGCGGGAGCGCATCTGGCGTGTCCAGATCCCGGCCGGTGCACCGATCGATCCCGACGTCGACTGGGCGCTGCTCGCCTCCTTCCCCCTGTCCGGGGGCAGCATCCGCGGTGCCGTCCTGCACGCGGCGTACCAGTCGGCGGCCGCCTCCCGCCCCATCGGCACGGTCAGCCTCCTCGCCGGGCTGCGCCGCGAACTGGAGAAGGTGGGCAGGGTGGCCGTCCCGAGCGATTTCGGCGCGCACTGGGCCGAAATCGCCCGGGGCGGCATCGACGAGGCCGCGTCGCCATGACAGCCGGCCTCGACCTGCGCATCGACCGTCTGACGCTCGACATCGACGTTCCCCTGGACCACCGCCACCGGATCGAGCCCATCACCCGCCGCGCCCTGGCCCTCTTCGAGGCCCTCGCCCCGGCCGCACTCGTACGCCTGGAAGCCCCCCGCTCGAGCGTGCGCCACGAGTCGGTCTCCGCGGGCGTACTGACGATCGACCTCACCCGCGACAGCGACGAGACCGTGGCCGAGCGGATCGCCCACGCCTGGCTCGAAAGCCTGCGGCTCACCATCGGCCCATAGAGCACGGCGAGTTCCCCGTCCGAGCCTGTACTGGAGTTGTGCTCTGCGTGAAGCCTGCCATGGGCTTGCTACAGCCTTTGAGAATGATCTCGTGGTGAGGCGTTCGCCCACCTCCGGGTCGGTGAGGCGAGGAAAGATTTGCGGGAGGAGGGCAGCCATGTTCCTCGTCCGACGGTTCGTCGCTCATCCACGCAGGGATCACCAGCCGCAATCCACGGCTGGACCGATTCAGCGTGGACCTCGGATCCGCGGAGCGGGTGTTCCTCATCGCCGCGTGGGGTCAAGGTGTGAATCTCACCAACGGCTCCACCAGCGACCTCGCTGAGCTCGCCGAAGCGGCCGCGGCCTGGCATGCAGGCGTCGCCCTCTCCGAACTACAGACCGCGGCACCATTCCTGGAAGTCAGCCCCCTCGCTCTGGCCCACGAACGCGGTCCTGAGTACGCCGTGGCAGAGAAGTGGAGTCGCTACCTGGCTCCGGACCCGTACGAGGACCTGGAAATGCTCCATGCAGCGCACGCGGAGCCCAGACTGAGAGCGCTCTTCCCCTTCACCAGCCACGGGGCCCTGATGTTCAGCAGATGCACCGGGTTCCCGTTCTCCCAGGACATCTCGGCGATTTATCCGCTCGGTGACCACCGCTATGCGGTCCATCACCGCGGCGAGCCATTCTCGCGCGAACCCGACTACACGGCCCAGGAAGCCGCAGCGGTGGTCGTCGCCCACATGCCGGAGACCTGGGGCCCGGCGGTCGCAGGGACCCAACACGACCTGCGTGACCGCGAGGGCCAGTGACCTCACAAGCGCCCCCAGCGAACGCTGAAGACTGGGGAACTAATACGAGCGGTCTGTCCATCCCCTGAGCACCGGGTGGGGATATTCAACGAGCCTCATCAACCTGCCAGGTCCTGACCGAACGGAGGAGAAGAACTGCTGCGCCATCGGCTCGAAGTACCGCACCCCGCGCGAGTTCGGCGCCTCGGCGGTCGAGTTGCATGCGGTGCGTCTACCACCCCCTTGCCGGCCTCGAGACGGATCTCCTCACGGCGCGCGGCGACGTGGGCCCGGACCATCTGGTAGGAGACGTCGACGGCTTCATGCGCGTCCAGCAGCCGGTCGTAGATCCGCTTGACCGTGTGGCGATGCTTCCGCGGCACGGTCAGGTCCGCCTTCAGGATGGCGTCGATCACCGGCCCGTAGAGGTTAGGCGCGTTGCCCATGGCCTCATCCTCTTGCGCGGCTCCGGCAGGGTTGAGATCTGAGCCCTCCGCTTCGGGACCATGGTCGTGCTCCGCACGAAAACAAGGGGGCGCTGCCGAAAGCAACCGTTGGCCCTACGATCCCGCCCACGTCGATCACACCTGCTATACCCGTCCCACAGGGGCGCGGCGGCGCCGTCCTGAGCACCGAGCAGGAGGGGCCGGTCCTGGAACGCCCCGGCGAAGAACTGACGATCCCCGCCGAGGCGGAGCGTCACGATCGAG is a window encoding:
- a CDS encoding DUF6193 family natural product biosynthesis protein; amino-acid sequence: MDLGSAERVFLIAAWGQGVNLTNGSTSDLAELAEAAAAWHAGVALSELQTAAPFLEVSPLALAHERGPEYAVAEKWSRYLAPDPYEDLEMLHAAHAEPRLRALFPFTSHGALMFSRCTGFPFSQDISAIYPLGDHRYAVHHRGEPFSREPDYTAQEAAAVVVAHMPETWGPAVAGTQHDLRDREGQ